One Phoenix dactylifera cultivar Barhee BC4 chromosome 8, palm_55x_up_171113_PBpolish2nd_filt_p, whole genome shotgun sequence genomic window carries:
- the LOC120111484 gene encoding uncharacterized protein At3g28850-like, whose protein sequence is MGCTTSKQARRDLRRSPSPLPRSRSMPRHPKAGGANSSATLGCLIYGPPAPDTDDRIKDLSTELVKAKAWSAMIEKRIQKTPTETPPNEPEAVDAWELMAGLEDSTPLRPPTPTFVRHSFSFHATRDVEPVSESKLSSKLSNGAASPGPVITAADFDPEIISNFRKALEELSPQLRSPESVKTASRWKNRSAESTGIVRARIDAFQEIIDAEKDNAAKISQFRKCPLGGESKVVLYFTSLRGVRKTYEECYVVRMILRGYEVCIDERDVSMDRGFRDELTEILGTEYEGSWLPRVFANGRDLGGAEEVRCMHEAGELGKALEDCAAAFVEKGGRGRPCQGCGDVRFVLCERCSGSSKVCLEEEMEEEEEEEEAWGDVECGFRRCPDCNENGLVRCPVCC, encoded by the coding sequence ATGGGCTGTACCACCTCCAAGCAGGCCCGCCGTGACCTCCGGCGGAGCCCCTCCCCGCTGCCCCGCAGCCGCTCGATGCCCCGCCACCCCAAGGCTGGCGGCGCCAACTCTTCCGCCACCCTTGGCTGCCTCATTTACGGCCCCCCCGCCCCCGACACCGATGACCGGATTAAAGACCTCTCCACCGAGCTCGTCAAAGCCAAGGCCTGGTCGGCGATGATCGAGAAAAGAATTCAGAAGACACCTACAGAGACACCACCCAATGAGCCAGAGGCCGTCGATGCCTGGGAGCTCATGGCAGGCTTGGAGGACTCCACCCCTCTCCGACCACCCACCCCCACCTTCGTCCGCCACTCCTTCTCCTTCCACGCCACCCGGGATGTCGAGCCCGTGTCTGAATCGAAGCTCAGTTCCAAATTGAGCAATGGAGCTGCGTCCCCAGGTCCAGTGATCACTGCTGCCGACTTCGATCCAGAGATCATATCAAACTTCCGAAAGGCTCTGGAGGAGCTCTCTCCACAGCTCCGATCACCTGAGTCAGTGAAGACGGCATCAAGATGGAAGAATAGGTCCGCGGAGTCGACCGGCATTGTTCGGGCGAGGATTGATGCATTCCAGGAGATAATTGATGCCGAGAAGGACAATGCCGCCAagatttcacaattcagaaaaTGCCCGTTAGGTGGTGAAAGCAAGGTGGTGCTCTACTTCACGAGCCTTCGCGGGGTTCGAAAGACTTACGAGGAGTGCTACGTGGTAAGGATGATATTGAGAGGCTACGAAGTTTGCATCGACGAGAGGGATGTGTCGATGGACAGGGGATTCAGAGATGAGCTGACTGAGATTCTCGGGACAGAATATGAGGGAAGCTGGCTGCCGAGGGTCTTCGCCAATGGAAGGGACTTGGGAGGGGCGGAGGAGGTGAGATGCATGCATGAGGCAGGGGAATTGGGAAAGGCATTGGAAGATTGCGCCGCGGCATTTGTCGAGAAGGGTGGCAGGGGGAGGCCGTGCCAGGGGTGTGGCGACGTGCGGTTTGTGCTTTGCGAGCGGTGCTCAGGAAGCTCCAAGGTCTGTTTAGAGGAGgaaatggaggaggaggaggaggaggaggaggcatggggGGATGTCGAGTGTGGGTTCCGGCGGTGTCCCGACTGCAATGAGAATGGTCTTGTGAGGTGTCCTGTTTGTTGTTAG